In a genomic window of Lycium ferocissimum isolate CSIRO_LF1 chromosome 9, AGI_CSIRO_Lferr_CH_V1, whole genome shotgun sequence:
- the LOC132030064 gene encoding protein CYCLOPS-like isoform X2: MEMEGRGYSDFCRNTSEELFIRTMMENSVGVPVPTMEMLGFRNISHSLRTDSEELFKSWLTSAENNGSDSTPMAHRARQASRRISSELAGLSSEQNGGTQKRKVADTLQPQNTCIAKESSSNLNQHLTRNVTDREMQASNLFLAKTWFHSSQPMTRSRSSELRRRYAAMQNSQSSLAREALHNIPGNSVNNFNEEVADPIGYTDMSMCEINNQPNTFVSPSNSSSSTFETQQVDGADNISSVVSMLKGTLERKKLANYHTAREAIEENMLGYYGNQEVFCNSSINHISENQGTYQDASVVQVRDTGILQTVQGSFNDVLEGIMAPSNPIQMAVVSQEHSRSESSVAAPIISTGFDICDGLSNASQALNVYEGSRNQVGYARSSENGSTARDIRERIYDNVKDNQKKEGLVRNGSLTSVQSAENGDPKKKRRVERSRKMAEAKERNLTPAIPSDMQSLMKRCENLEKEVRSLKLNLAFMNRKDSEQTTQIEELQKQNEDLIKEKERLLEEIERIISESGKF, encoded by the exons ATGGAAATGGAGGGAAGAGGATATTCAGATTTTTGTAGAAACACGAGCGAAGAATTGTTCATAAGAACTATGATGGAGAACTCAGTAGGAGTGCCTGTTCCTACAATGGAGATGTTGGGTTTTAGAAACATCTCCCATTCCCTTCGAACCGACAGTGAAGAACTCTTCAAAAGCTGGCTCACAAGTGCAGAG AATAATGGCAGTGATTCTACACCGATGGCTCATCGTGCTAGACAAGCATCACGAAG GATCTCCAGTGAACTTGCGGGTCTATCTAGTGAGCAGAATGGGGGAACTCAGAAAAGAAAAGTGGCTGACACTCTACAGCCACAAAATACATGTATAGCCAAAGAATCGTCTAGCAACCTTAACCAACATTTAACCAG GAACGTGACAGATAGGGAAATGCAAGCAAGTAATCTGTTTTTAGCTAAG ACCTGGTTCCATAGTTCTCAGCCCATGACGAGAAGTCGCTCCTCTGAGTTAAG GAGGAGGTATGCAGCTATGCAGAACTCACAGTCTTCACTAGCTCGTGAAGCCTTGCATAATATACCTGGAAATTCTGTTAATAACTTTAACGAGGAAGTTGCAGATCCAATTGGGTACACTGACATGTCGATGTGTGAAATTAACAACCAACCCAATACTTTTGTATCTCCATCCAACTCATCTTCATCAACTTTTGAAACTCAGCAAGTGGATGGTGCAGATAATATTTCCTCTGTTGTAAGCATGCTGAAGGGTACCTTAGAACGAAAGAAATTAGCAAACTATCATACTGCTAGGGAAGCCATTGAGGAAAATATGCTGGGGTATTATGGTAATCAAGAAGTCTTTTGTAACTCCAGCATTAATCATATCTCTGAAAATCAAGGGACATATCAGGATGCATCCGTTGTTCAAGTCAGAGATACGGGGATTCTACAAACAGTGCAGGGGTCATTTAATGACGTCTTAGAAGGTATTATGGCTCCCTCAAACCCAATCCAGATGGCCGTGGTATCACAGGAACATTCTCGAAGTGAATCTTCTGTTGCTGCACCAATAATTTCAACCGGGTTTGATATATGTGATGGTCTGAGCAATGCAAGTCAAGCTTTAAATGTGTACGAGGGCTCTAGAAATCAAGTTGGATATGCAAGGAGCTCAGAAAATGGTTCAACTGCTAGAG ATATTAGAGAACGAATATATGATAACGTGAAGGACAACCAAAAG AAAGAAGGTTTAGTTCGAAATGGATCTTTGACATCAGTTCAATCAG CGGAAAATGGAGATCCTAAAAAGAAGCGAAGGGTGGAGCGGTCTCGGAA AATGGCAGAAGCCAAAGAGAGAAATTTAACACCAGCAATTCCTTCAGATATGCAATCTCTTATGAAGCGCTGTGAGAATCTGGAGAAGGAAGTCCGATCACTTAAACTTAATTTGGCGTTTATGAATAG AAAGGATTCTGAACAGACTACGCAAATTGAAGAGCTGCAGAAGCAGAATGAGGACTTGATTAAGGAGAAAGAGCGCCTACTTGAAGAAATCGAGAGGATCATTTCAGAATCTGGAAAGTTTTAA
- the LOC132030063 gene encoding LOW QUALITY PROTEIN: ATP-dependent Clp protease proteolytic subunit 4, chloroplastic (The sequence of the model RefSeq protein was modified relative to this genomic sequence to represent the inferred CDS: inserted 1 base in 1 codon): MDSLTLSTSLSPNYPSFNLRHTSIPKLSPTFXPYPSRKTPFSSLKSSLTTSHQQQQPTSKTLEDDEKLSLLLASSPQTPTTAMRGAEADAMGLLFRERIVFLGNNIDDFIADSIISQLLLLDAMDSKKDIRLFINCPGGSLSATMAIFDVVQLVRADVSTVALGISASTASIILGGGTKGKRYAMPNTRIMIHQPLGGASGQAIDVEIQAREIMHNKDNVTKIISNCTGRSHEQVMKDIDRDRYMSPIEAVEYGLIDGVIDRDSIIPLMPVPERVKSTLNYQEMIQDPKKFLNPEIPDDEIY, encoded by the exons ATGGACTCCCTCACTCTTTCTACTTCTCTATCTCCTAATTACCCTTCCTTCAATCTCCGCCATACTTCAATTCCCAAACTCTCACCCACTT TCCCATACCCATCTCGCAAAACCCCCTTTTCATCTCTCAAATCCTCACTCACTACTtctcaccaacaacaacaacccactTCAAAAACCCTTGAGGATGATGAGAAGTTGTCTTTGTTACTTGCGTCTTCTCCTCAGACCCCCACTACGGCTATGCGGGGTGCTGAAGCTGATGCAATGGGGCTGTTGTTTAGGGAGAGGATAGTATTCTTGGGTAATAATATTGATGATTTTATTGCTGATTCTATTATTAGTCAGTTGTTGTTGCTTGATGCTATGGATTCGAAGAAAGATATTAGGCTCTTTATTAATTGCCCTGGCGGCTCCCTCAG CGCAACAATGGCTATCTTTGACGTTGTGCAGTTGGTGAGGGCCGATGTATCCACAGTTGCACTTGGCATTTCAGCTTCCACCGCTTCAATAATCCTTGGTGGTGGTACCAAAGGAAAGCGCTATGCAATGCCTAATACTCGAATTATGATACATCAACCACTTGGAGGTGCAAGCGGTCAGGCAATCGATGTGGAAATTCAAGCCCGAGAAATAATGCATAACAAGGACAATGTtaccaaaattatttccaattgCACTGGACGATCACATGAACAAGTTATGAAAGATATTGATAGAGATCGTTACATGTCCCCTATTGAAGCTGTCGAATATGGGCTAATTGACGGTGTTATTGATAGAGATAGCATCATTCCACTTATGCCCGTTCCTGAAAGGGTTAAATCTACATTGAATTATCAAGAAATGATCCAGGATCCTAAGAAATTTTTGAACCCAGAAATCCCTGATGATGAAATATATTAG
- the LOC132030064 gene encoding protein CYCLOPS-like isoform X1: protein MEMEGRGYSDFCRNTSEELFIRTMMENSVGVPVPTMEMLGFRNISHSLRTDSEELFKSWLTSAENNGSDSTPMAHRARQASRRISSELAGLSSEQNGGTQKRKVADTLQPQNTCIAKESSSNLNQHLTRNVTDREMQASNLFLAKTWFHSSQPMTRSRSSELRRRYAAMQNSQSSLAREALHNIPGNSVNNFNEEVADPIGYTDMSMCEINNQPNTFVSPSNSSSSTFETQQVDGADNISSVVSMLKGTLERKKLANYHTAREAIEENMLGYYGNQEVFCNSSINHISENQGTYQDASVVQVRDTGILQTVQGSFNDVLEGIMAPSNPIQMAVVSQEHSRSESSVAAPIISTGFDICDGLSNASQALNVYEGSRNQVGYARSSENGSTARDIRERIYDNVKDNQKTSQKEGLVRNGSLTSVQSAENGDPKKKRRVERSRKMAEAKERNLTPAIPSDMQSLMKRCENLEKEVRSLKLNLAFMNRKDSEQTTQIEELQKQNEDLIKEKERLLEEIERIISESGKF, encoded by the exons ATGGAAATGGAGGGAAGAGGATATTCAGATTTTTGTAGAAACACGAGCGAAGAATTGTTCATAAGAACTATGATGGAGAACTCAGTAGGAGTGCCTGTTCCTACAATGGAGATGTTGGGTTTTAGAAACATCTCCCATTCCCTTCGAACCGACAGTGAAGAACTCTTCAAAAGCTGGCTCACAAGTGCAGAG AATAATGGCAGTGATTCTACACCGATGGCTCATCGTGCTAGACAAGCATCACGAAG GATCTCCAGTGAACTTGCGGGTCTATCTAGTGAGCAGAATGGGGGAACTCAGAAAAGAAAAGTGGCTGACACTCTACAGCCACAAAATACATGTATAGCCAAAGAATCGTCTAGCAACCTTAACCAACATTTAACCAG GAACGTGACAGATAGGGAAATGCAAGCAAGTAATCTGTTTTTAGCTAAG ACCTGGTTCCATAGTTCTCAGCCCATGACGAGAAGTCGCTCCTCTGAGTTAAG GAGGAGGTATGCAGCTATGCAGAACTCACAGTCTTCACTAGCTCGTGAAGCCTTGCATAATATACCTGGAAATTCTGTTAATAACTTTAACGAGGAAGTTGCAGATCCAATTGGGTACACTGACATGTCGATGTGTGAAATTAACAACCAACCCAATACTTTTGTATCTCCATCCAACTCATCTTCATCAACTTTTGAAACTCAGCAAGTGGATGGTGCAGATAATATTTCCTCTGTTGTAAGCATGCTGAAGGGTACCTTAGAACGAAAGAAATTAGCAAACTATCATACTGCTAGGGAAGCCATTGAGGAAAATATGCTGGGGTATTATGGTAATCAAGAAGTCTTTTGTAACTCCAGCATTAATCATATCTCTGAAAATCAAGGGACATATCAGGATGCATCCGTTGTTCAAGTCAGAGATACGGGGATTCTACAAACAGTGCAGGGGTCATTTAATGACGTCTTAGAAGGTATTATGGCTCCCTCAAACCCAATCCAGATGGCCGTGGTATCACAGGAACATTCTCGAAGTGAATCTTCTGTTGCTGCACCAATAATTTCAACCGGGTTTGATATATGTGATGGTCTGAGCAATGCAAGTCAAGCTTTAAATGTGTACGAGGGCTCTAGAAATCAAGTTGGATATGCAAGGAGCTCAGAAAATGGTTCAACTGCTAGAG ATATTAGAGAACGAATATATGATAACGTGAAGGACAACCAAAAG ACATCGCAGAAAGAAGGTTTAGTTCGAAATGGATCTTTGACATCAGTTCAATCAG CGGAAAATGGAGATCCTAAAAAGAAGCGAAGGGTGGAGCGGTCTCGGAA AATGGCAGAAGCCAAAGAGAGAAATTTAACACCAGCAATTCCTTCAGATATGCAATCTCTTATGAAGCGCTGTGAGAATCTGGAGAAGGAAGTCCGATCACTTAAACTTAATTTGGCGTTTATGAATAG AAAGGATTCTGAACAGACTACGCAAATTGAAGAGCTGCAGAAGCAGAATGAGGACTTGATTAAGGAGAAAGAGCGCCTACTTGAAGAAATCGAGAGGATCATTTCAGAATCTGGAAAGTTTTAA